CGGTCCCCGCCCCGGCGACCAGCACCGGGGGAGTGATGGCCAGCGTCTGCACGTAATAGGTCCCGCCGACCGCCACGGGTCCGAAGTAGACGAACACAAAGAGGTCGGCCAGACCGATATAGCCGAGCGGGTACGGGCCGGCCGTGTAGAGAATCCCCCAGAGGACGGAGCTGAGTCCGATGACGGTCACCGGCCAGCCACCGCGATATACGAGGTAGGCGCCGCAGAGCACGGCCAGCCCGAACACCAGCGCCGTGGCCGCCTTCATCGCGCCCGGTGTGACCAGACCCGCCTGAGTCACCCGGATGGGACCGACCCGGGCGATCGCATCGGCCCCCGATTTGAAATCGGAATAATCGTTGGCGAAATTGGTCCCGATCTGGATGAGCAGCGCCCCGGCCAGCGCCGCGAGCGCCGACCAGAGGTGAAAGGCGCCCGCCTCCGCCGCCATCGCCGTACCCATCACCACCGGCGCCGCGGAGGCAAAGAGCGTCTTGGGCCGGGCCGCGAGCAGCCACACCTGCGGGCGGCCGATCGGCGCGCCCGCCGCGACTGTGTCAGGGCTGCCGGGGAAACTTGCCGAAATCCGGTTTGCGCTTCTCCTTGAAAGCATCGCGTCCTTCCTGCGCCTCCGCCGTCATGTAGAACAGCATCGTCGCGTTGCCGGCCAACTCCTGCAGCCCCGCCTGCCCGTCGCAGTCGGCGTTGAGCGCCGCTTTCAGACAGCGGATCGCGGTGGGCGAGTTGGCGAGAATCTCCCGGCACCACTGGACCGTCTCCTCCTCCAGCCGGGCGAGCGGGACCACGGCGTTGACGAGCCCCATCTCCAGCGCCTGCCGGGCGTCGTACCGGCGGCAGAGGAACCAGATCTCCCGCGCCTTCTTCTGGCCGACCAGGCGGGCGAGGTAGGATGATCCATAGCCGCCGTCGAACGACCCCACTTTCGGCCCGGTCTGTCCGAAGACGGCATTGTCGGCCGCGATCGTGAGGTCGCACAGCACGTGGAGCACGTGCCCGCCGCCGATCGCGTAGCCGGCCACCATGGCGACCACCGGCTTGGGGCAGGTCCGGATTTGCCGCTGAAACTCCAGCACGTTCAGGCGGTTGACCCCGCTGGTATCGGTGTAGCCGGAGTCCCCCCGAATCCTCTGATCCCCCCCCGAACAGAACGCCTGGTCGCCCGCGCCGGTGAGAATGATGACGCCGATCTGCGGGTCCTCCCGCGCGTCGGCCAGCGCCGCCATCATCTCCTGCACCGTCAGCGGCCGAAACGCGTTGCGGACCTCGGGGCGGTTGATCGTGATCTTGGCGATCCCCTCCGCCTTGTGATACGTGATATCGCTGTATGCGCCCGCTTCTGTCCAGATGATCCTCGCCATGGCACCCTTTCTATCCGCTCAGGAACTCCTGTACCAGCTCGACAAACCGGGCCGGTTGTTCGACGTGGACCGCGTGCCCCGCCCCCGCCACCGTCGCGACCCGCGCCCCCGGCATCCGCTCGGCCATCCGCGCCGCGATCTCCCGGAATTTAGCATCTTCGGCGCCGACAATCAACAGCGTCGGCGGCGCGTCGGCCAGGCGGTCCCACTGCGGTTCCTGCGCCCCGGTCCCCATCTCACGCAGCGCCCGGGCCAGAGCTCCGCCGTCCTGGGCGCGGCGGCGTTCCAACATCCCGGCGAATTCCTCCGGAACCCGCTTAAGTCCCGCGAACATCGGCTGATCATACCAGTCGCGGAGAAAGCGCTCGAGGGGCTCGGTCTCCAGCCGCCGCGCGAGTGTATCGTCCTGCCGCCGCCGCGCGATCCGCTCGTCTCCGTCGCTCAGTCCCGGCGAGGCCGACTCGAGCACGAGCCGCCGCACGCGCGCGCGGCAGTGCAGCGCGAGGTGCAGCCCCAACCGCCCCCCCATCGAGTAGCCGATCAGATCCGTCTGCGCGATCCCCCGGCGCGCCAGCTCGAGGGCGAGCGCGGCGGCGACCTGCTCCATGCGCCACGATCCCGCGCCCTCCGGACCCCGGGTCTTTCCGTGCCCCGGGAGATCGGGAGCGAGGCCATACCGTTCTCCGGCCAGGGCCGCCATGACGGTGCTCCAGTCCGCGCCCGTTCCCATGAAACCGTGGAGCGCCACCACCGCCGGATTGCGCGGCGACCCCGCCGTCTCGAGGTGAAACCGGAAATCCCCCGCCATGCGCTTACCCCTCGAGCGCGCGGACCACCGCCTCGGTGAGCCGGGCGTGCAGTTGCCGGTTGCGCCGCCGGTCTGTTCGCACCTCGATGAGCGTCCCCCCGCCCGGCCCGGCCTGGGCCTCCCGGTAGATGCGCGCGAACTCTTCGGCGCTCGTGGGATGGGCGTACGAAAGCCCGAACATCTGCGCCGCTTGCTTGAACGTGATCCCGTGGGGCGTTCCCCAGTACGGCTCAAACAAATCGGCGCGCTCGGCGATCGGGAGGAAATGGAATATTCCGCCGCCGTTGTTGTTCAGCACGACGATAGTCATGGGCTGCGCCAAGCGCCGCACGAGCGCCAGGGAGTTGAGGTCGTGCAACAGCGCCAGATCCCCGGTCAGCAGGGTCACCGGCCGCTCCCACCCGAGCCCGAACCCGGCCGCCGAGGCGACCGTGCCGTCGATTCCACTCGCGCCCCGGTTGGCTGCAACCGGCGCCGCCGGGCCGTCGCCGGCGGCCAGGGCATCCAGGTCCCGGATCGGCATGCTCGAGGCGACAAAGAGCGCGCCCGCGGCTGAGATATTCTCCGCCACCAGCCGCGCCGTCAGCGGCTCCGACAGCGTCGCATCCTCCGCAAGCACTCGGGCGATCGCCGCTTCCGCCTTGTCCGCACCCGCCCGCCAGGCCGCAAGGCCGGTCTCTTTGGCTTTCTCCCTCAGGAACGGCAGGAGAAAACTGCAGAACATGTCGATGTCCGCTTCGAACCGGTGGGTGACCTGATGGTGCGGGTCGTGGCGTTCGGGGGCGGCGGCTGCGTGGATATAGGCCGCCGGTTGCGACCGTTTCAGCCATTGGGCGACCCGCTTCGAGGTTACGATCGGACCGAAGTGGAGCACCGTGTCCGGCGCGAGAGCGTCGGCAAACGATTCCGCGGCGAGCATGTACTCGGCCGGTGCGATCACGTGTCCCGCCGCCCCGAGCCGCAGGCCCGACCCGATATCGGCTATGACCGGCCACCCGAGCGCCTCGGCCACTTTCGCGATCGCGACCCGCTCGGCCTCGCGCCGAAGACGCCCGACCACGATCACACCGCGGCGCGCCCGGTTCAGCAGCCCGGTCGCCGCTTCCATCCGCGCCGGTTCGCACACTTTCACCGGCGAGCGATAGATTGTCCACGGGCTCTCGCCCGTTCGCCAGCACCCGACCGACCGCAGGTAGTCGCCGAAATCTTCCTCCGCGCCGACCGGGGCGAGCGGTTCCCGGAACATCCAGTTGAGGTGCACCGGACCGGCCGGTCCGTGCTGCGCCCGGTAGACCGCCTGGTCGATCGTCGTGAGCACAAACTCCGGCGGTGTCTCCCGGCTGGGGCAGGGGAGATCGAAAAACCACCGGGGATAATCGGCGTAGAGCTTCGTCTGGTCGATCGTCTGATTCGCGCCGCTTGCCCGCAGCTCGGGCGGGCGGTCCGCCGTGAGGACCAGCAGCGGCACGCCGTCCATCGCCGCCTCGATCACCGCCGGGTAGAGGTTGGCTGCCGCGGTTCCCGAGGTCACGACCACGGCCGCCGGTTTTTCCGTCGCCCGCGCGTAGCCGAGCGCGCAGAAGGCCGCCCCGCGCTCGTCGAAATGGACGATCTTCCTAGCCGCCTCGTGCCGCGCCGCCGCCGCCGTCAGCGGCGTCGACCGCGAGCCGGGGCAGAGGCAGAACAACCTCACCCCGCAGCGCACCAGTTCTTCGACCGCGGCCTCCGCCCAGAGGCTGTTCAGATTCGGAAATCGGCTGTTCATGGCCCCGCCAGCAGCTTCAGGTAGTTATCGATCTTATTTTCGATCTCGTCCCATTCTCTGTCGGGATGCGAACCGCCGACAATCCCGGCTCCCGAATAGAGCCGCAGCGTGTCTCCGGCCGCCAGCGCCGAGCGGATCGCGACCGCGAATTCCGCGCTGTCTGCCCCGATCCAACCGACCGGTCCGGCATACCAGCCCCGGTCGAAAGCCTCGAGTTCGCGAATCCGCTGCCGGGCGGTTGCGGTCGGCGCCCCCCCGACCGCCGGCGTCGGGTGGAGGCGCGCCAGAATATCCGCGTCCCCGACGCCGTCTCTGAGAACGCCCGCGAAACGGGTCGCGAGGTGCTGCACGCGCGCCAGTTTGACCAGTTCCCGTCCCTTCTCCTCGGCTGCCTCCCGGCACAGCGCCGCGAGCGCCCCGCGCACCGCGTCGGCGACGCAGGCGTGTTCCTGCGCTTCTTTCCGGCTGGTCAGGAGTTTCTCGCCCAAGAGGGCGTCCTCCGCCGGCGTCTCCCCGCGCCGCCGGGTTCCGGCCAGAGCCTCGCTCGTGATCCGCCGCCCCTCCCGGCGGTACAGCCGCTCCGGCGTCGCTCCCAGGAAGGCGGCGCCGTCCGGCGGCTTGAAGGCGAAGACGAAACAGCCCGGCGCCGAGGCCGCCAGCCGGGCCGTCAGGCGGAACGGATCCGCCGGACTGCCCAGCTCACAGCGGCTTTCGCGCGCGAGCACGATCTTGTCCATCCGCCCGGCGTTGATTTCGTCCACCGCCGCTCCGACAATGTCCAGCCAATCCTCTCGGCCCGGCGTATCGACCCGCCGGCGCACGCCGGCCGGCGGGATACCGGGGTCCGCCGGCGCGAAGCGCAACTGCGCCAGGTCTTCGATGATGCGGGAAACCTGCCCGCGGTCCTCGGGGAACCGCAGATTGACTGCCAGCACGGCCGCCCCGCCGCGGGCGGCGAGCTCGAAGCGGGGGAGCACAAACCGCGCTCCGCCGAACTGCCGCCAGTGATCGGCCTGCTCCCGGTCGCTGTCGAACCGTATTCCGCCGTAGCACCGCACGCCCTCGGCGTCGCCGATCAGTTCCCGGATCCGCCCCATCAGGTCATGCGGATCGGCGCAGACCGCGCGGAATTCCACCGCCGCGGCGCCCACCCCGGCGACGGCCGAGCGGTCCTCGCGGTCGCTCCAGAAGATCCGCTCGCTCTGCCGCTGCGCCGCGAGCCAGGCCGCCGGTTCCATCGCGGCGAGAGGGACCTCGCACCGCTCCACGTGCGGGCTGCCCGCCCGCGGATGCGCCGCCCGCCGGGCGATCTCTTCGGCCAGATGGGCCGCCGCCCCGGCGGGCGTGTGCGTGTCGCTGTCTTTGAATACTGAGGGCATCATGGGCCTGCACCGTTGGTTCCGCACTATATCACTTTTTCTCCCCGCTGTAAACAGTGGCCACTCCGAACGTCAGCGGCCGCGGCCGGACCGCCGCGAACCCGGCCCGGCGAAGGAGGTCGCAGAACGCCTCGCCGTAGGGAAACGACTCCACTGTCCGGTCGAGGTAGCGGTAGGCCGCCGCATCCCCGCTGATCGCCGCGCCGATGCGCGGGAGGATGTGCCGGAGGTAGACCAGGTAGGCCGCCCGGAGGGCGCGGTTGTCGGGGAAGGAAAACTCGAGCACCAGCACGCGCCCGCCGGGGGCCAGCACCCGGTGCATCTCGGCCAGTGCCCGCGGCACGTCGGTCACATTGCGAATCCCGAAACTGATCGTCACGACGTCAAAACTTCCGTCGGCAAACGGCAGGCGCAGGGCATCGCCCCGCACGAATGCGATCCGCTCGGCCAGCCCGCATTCCCGCGCTTTGTCCCGGCCGCGGGCCATCATGCGCGCCGCCGGATCGAGCCCCACCCCCAGGCTCACATTCTTCCGCTGCTTCAGCCCGATCGTCAGTACATCCCCGGTGCCGCAGGCGACGTCGAGCACGGCAAGATTGTCCCGGTCGGGAAACATCGCCGCCAGCTTCTTCCGCCAGCGGACATCCAGGCGGAGTGTCAGCACGCGGTTGACCAGGTCGTACCGGTGCGCGATCCGGTCAAACATCTGGGGCGACTCCCCCTTTTCGGGGATCGGGTCCGCCGTCTTGTCCGCGTGATCTTCCGCCGCCATTTCTATCCGCTTTCCGGCCGATCCGTTCCGACCGCCGCAATATACGCAATCCCTCCGCTCCCTCAAACCCGATTGCCTCGCGCGGTCCTTTTTCGTACCTTGCCCAAAAGGCTGCCGCAACGCGAAAGGATCAGCGTTCATGAAGTATCGTCGAGTCGGCCGCAGCGGGCTGAAAGTCTCGGAGATCGCTCTTGGGGCCTGGTTGACTTACGGCGGGCCGGTCTCCGCCTCACAGACTGCGCCCATCGTCCGCCGGGCGATCGCCCACGGCGTCAATTTCATCGACCTCGCCGACATCTACGCCCGGGGCGCGGCCGAAGAAACCCTCGGCCGTATTCTCAAGGAATTCCGCCGCGCCGACCTGGTCCTGTCCAGCAAGCTCTTCTGGCCGATGTCCGACAACCCCAACGACCGGGGCCTCTCGCGCAAACACATCAGGGAATCCATCGAGGGAACGCTCCGCCGTCTCGGCACCGACTACCTCGACATCTACTTCTGCCACCGCTTCGATCCGGAGACGGAGGTCGAGGAAACCGTCCGCGCCATGGATGACCTGGTGCGGCAGGGGAAGATCATCTACTGGGGAACCTCGGTGTGGGAGGCGGCCCAGATCGAGCGGGCGGTCGGTCTGGCCCGCGACTACCGCGCCTACGCGCCGATCGTGGAACAGCCCCGCTACCATCTGCTCGACCGTCACATCGAGCCGGAGATCATGCCGGTGTGCGCCCACAACGGCATGGGCCTGACCGTGTGGTCCCCCCTCGCCCAGGGGCTGCTCACCGGCAAGTACAACGCGGGGATACCGGACGGAAGCCGCGGCGCCACGAGCATGTGGCTCAAGCCGAGCCTGACCGAGGCCAACATCGCCGCCGTCCGGCGGCTCAGCGAACTCGCCGCGTCGCTGGACATCACCGTGGCCCGGCTCGCCCTCGCCTGGGTTCTGCGCCGGCCGGAAATCAGTTGCGCCATTATCGGCGCCACCGCGCCGGAACAGGTCGATGAGAATGTGAAAGCGGCCGACACCGTCTTGTCGGCCGAGACCCTCGCGGCGATTGAACAGATCCTCGGCAACGACCCGGCGGCCCGCACCCAGGCGTAACATCCCCCTCCGGTCCGAGAGGGTGCGGGGTCCGGGCGCGCGGCCGCGAACGGATTGGCACAGATGCGGCTGATATTCCATCCGACCTGTCTGACCTACCACCTGCCGGGGCATCCCGAAACGCCCCGGCGCGTGCGGCTCGCCTGGGAGCACCTGTCCCGGCAGTACGAGACGGTGCCGCCGGAACCGGCCGGCGACGAGGATATTTTGACCGTCCACACGCCCCGCCACCTGGAGATGGTGCGGACCGGGCAATTTCTCGACTGGGACACGCCCGCCCTCCCGTTCATCTTCGACCATGCCCTGCTCGCGGCGGGCGGCGCCCTGACAGCGATGCGGCTTGCGCTCGACGGGGTCGCGGCGATCTCCCTCCTCCGTCCGCCCGGCCACCACGCCGGCCCGGACTCGGTCGCCGGGTTCTGCTATTTCAACAACATCGCCATCGCCGCCGCCCGGGCCCTCGAACAGGTGGACCGCGTCGCCATCGTCGATTTTGACTGCCACCACGGCAACGGCACGCAGGACATTTTTCTCGGCCGCGACCGGGTCGTGTACCTCTCCCTCCACCAGAGCCCGTTCTACCCCGGCACCGGGCTGTTTTCCGAGCGGAACTGCTTCAACTATCCGCTCCGGATGGGCGCCGACGAGGAGATGTGGCTGCGGGCGCTGGATGACGGCCTGGCGAAAGTGCGGGCTTTCGGCCCCGACCTGATCGCGGTGTCGGCCGGGTTTGACCTCTACAAGCTCGATCCGTTTTCGTTTATCCCGCTGTCGCACGAAGCGTTCCGGGCCGCCGGGGAGCGTATCGGCGCGCTCGGCCGACCGGTGTTCAGCGTCCTGGAGGGGGGCTACTCCGACGGCCTCGGCCGGTGCGCCGCCGCTTATCTTGAAGGGCTGGCCGGGTAAACCGGCCGCAATTGTCCTTGCGGCCGCCGCCGCCCGGCATACTATACGGTATGAAGCGGTTCGAATTTCTCGACCACACCGCCGACGTCATCCTCCAAGGCCACGGCGACACGCTCGCGGAGGCATTCGCCGCCGCGGCCGACGGATTGTTCGCGGTGATCACCGATCTCGACCGGATCGCACCGACACTCGACCTCGACGTCGCGGTCGAGGCGATCGATCGCGAGGGGCTGCTGGTGGCTTTCCTCAGCGAGCTCATCATCCGGCACGAGGTCGACCGGATTGTGGCGAAGGATTTCGCGGTCGTGTTGGAGGGGGACACCCGCCTCGCCGCGCGCGGGCGGGGGGAGAAGTTCGACGAGCGCCGCCACGAGTGCGGGATGCACGTGAAGGCGGTGTCGTACCATATGATCGAAGTCGTCGCGGGCGGCCCGGGCCGGCCGGCCCGGGTGCGGGTCGTCCTCGACGTGTGAGGATCCCCGCGGCCGGGAAATGCGCCCGGCGCCGCCGGAAATCGGAGTGTGCTATGGCATGGCAGGGTCCGCTGGACAAAATCGATGCGTGGCGTTACCAGATCCCGTCGTCGTTCGCCAGCCCCGTGATCAGGGAGAAGGGGCTGCGGATGCGCGTGCCGGGGCTGATTTTCACCGATGAGGCGATGCTCGAGGCGATCCGCCGCGACGACTCGCTCTTCCAGGTCGCCAACGTCGCCACCCTCCCGGGCATCGTCGAGAAGTCGATCGCCATGCCCGACATCCACCACGGTTACGGGTTCGCCATCGGGGCGGTCGCGGCGTTCGACGGCGCGGCCGGGGTGATCTCCCCGGGCGGGGTCGGGTACGACATCAACTGCGGCGTGCGCCTCATGCGCACCGACCTCCATCTTGGCGACGTCCTCCCGCGGATCGAGACGCTGGTCGACACGATGTTCGCCAACGTCCCCTCCGGCGTGGGTTCCTCCGGAAGAATCAGCCTGTCGGAGCGCGAGGTCGATGAGGTGCTGGCCACCGGCGCCCGGTGGGCGGTCAGCCGCGAGTACGGCCTCGCTGAGGATCTCGAAGCGATGGAGGAAGGGGGGTGTCTGGAGGAGAGCGACCCGTCGGTGATCTCGAAGAACGCCAAGGCGCGCGGCCACGACCAACTCGGCACTCTCGGCGCCGGGAATCACTTTCTCGAAATCCAGCGCGTCGACGCCATCTACGAACCGGACGCCGCGCGGGTGTTCGGCCTGGAGGAAGTGGGGCAGATCGCGGTCATGATCCACACCGGGTCGCGCGGCTGCGGACACCAGATTTGCACCGACTATCTGGAGAGCATGCGCCGGGCCTCAAGGAAATACGGCATCGCGCTGCCCGACCAGCAGCTCATGTGTGCACCGGTCGATTCCCCCGAGGCCCGGCAGTATTTTCTGGCGATGAACGCGGCGGCCAACTTCGCCTGGTGCAACCGCCAGGTGATCATGCACTGGGTGCGGGAATCGTTCGAGGCGGTTTTCGGACAGCCGGCCGATCGGCTCGGCCTTCGCCTCGTGTACGACATCGCCCACAACATGGCCAAACGCGAGCAGCACGACATCGGCGGGAAGAAGCGCTGGGTGTATGTCCACCGCAAAGGGGCCACCCGGGCCTTCGGCCCGGGGCACAGGGATGTCCCGGAGAAATACCGGGCGGTCGGCCAGCCCGTGATCATCCCCGGCGACATGGGCACCGCCAGCTACCTCCTGGTCGGCACGGCCCAGGCCATGCGGGAGACTTTCGGCTCCTCCTGCCACGGCGCCGGGCGGCGGCTGTCGCGCACCGCCTCGATCAAGGAGCACCGAGCCGAGGACGTGATCCGCAAACTCCGCGAGGGGGGAATCTACCTCCGGGCCAAGAGCAAGCGGGTCGTCGCCGAGGAAGCGCCCGGCGCCTACAAGAGCGTCGACGAGGTCGTCGCCATCTCCCACCACGCCGGCATCACCCGCAAAGTCGCCCGCCTGACTCCGGTCGGGGTCGTCAAGGGATAGACCCGGCGCGGACGCGCTCCGCCCAATATAAAGCGGGCGGGTCGACCGACCCGCCCGCATGGCGTCTGCCGAATTCCTGTCCGGACGATGCTACTTCACCAGCAGCATCTTCCGGGTTTCCGTGAACTCGCCGGCCGAGAGCCGATACAGATACACGCCGCTGGACACGCCGGAGGCGTTCCACTCGACGTGGTGCGTGCCGGCCCCGTACGGCCCGCTCGCCAGCACCGCCACCCGCTGACCGAGCACGTTGAACACTTCGAGCGTCACGTCGCCCGGGGTCGGGAGCGTGAAGCTGATCGTCGTCGTCGGGTTGAACGGGTTGGGGTAGTTCTGGGCGAGTTCAAACCCGGCCGGGACGAGCTCCGCCGGCGCCGCCGGGGCCTCCGCCCAGGACGCCGCGGCGTTGACGCAGAAGTCGTCGAAGTCGCTGTTGGACTTGGTGTAGCCTACTCCCACCAGGCCGGCCCGGGCCGAGAAGGTGTAGGAGCCGATCGACGTCGACCCGACCATCATCGAGACCGTCCCGCTCGCAGCCACGGACACGGTCACGTCATACCAGACCCCGGTGCTGAAAGTGTAGCTCGCATACGCCCGCGTGTACTGGCGCCCGCTGAGGATCTCGCCGACGTACACCCGGTTGTAGTAATCGTCGAACTGCACGTAGCGGTAGTTCGAGCTGTTGGTGTAGGCGAAGATGATGCGGGTGTTGCGCTGCGTGCGCCCGGTGTTCATGCGCACCTTGCACGTAATCGTCGCCGTCGAGAACGTCCCGAAGGGCGAGGTCAGCCGGGCATTCGAGGTCGTCGAGTTCCCCTTCAGGTAGTAGTTCGCGGCCGACCAGGTCCCGAGCTTGTTGCTCCACCCGGTGTAGTTGCCGTCGTTAAAGTCGTCGCACTGCGCGGTCTCGGTCGTGACCGTAATGTAGTTGGTCTTCGTCTCCGAGTCCGAACCGTACGCATTGGTCGCCGTCAGCGTCACCGTGTACGTCCCCGCCGATGTGTAGGTGTGGGTCGGGTTCTGGGCGGTTGACGTGCCGCCGTCGCCGAAATTCCACGACCAGCTCGTGGGAGTGTTGGTCGAGGCGTCGGTGAACACGACCGTCAGCGGCGCCGTCCCCGAAGTCGGCGTGCCGGAGAAGGCCGCCACCGGCGGGTAGGTCGGCGGCGCCGACACCGTGATGTAGCCGGTCTTGGTCTCGGAGTCCGAACCGTACGCGTTGGTCGCCGTCAGCGTCACCGTGTACGTTCCCGCCGAGGCGTAGGTGTGGGTCGGGTTCTGGGCAGTCGACGTGCCGCCATCGCCGAAATTCCACGACCAGCTCGTGGGATTGTTGGTCGAGGCGTCGGTGAACACGACCGTCAGCGGCGCCGTGCCCGAGGTCGGCGTGCCGGAGAAAGC
This genomic stretch from Candidatus Zixiibacteriota bacterium harbors:
- a CDS encoding S8 family serine peptidase, which translates into the protein MRAVFVLVMLTVLCGFVFAEDFRVGQSCVPPSGDEYVPDEIVVKFKDGVGRQAVSAALADLGATTISTNRQIGFHQLRIPAGTTVEEMVAAFGARPDVEYAEPNYIAHAFMTPNDPYYTYQWHMPLIKMPAAWDQTTGSPSVIVAVVDCGVAYETYGSFTQAPDLAGTSFVPGYDFINNDSHPNDDCAHGTHVAGTVAQTTNNNLGVTGVAFNCSIMPVKVLDASGSGSYTAIANGVTFAADNGAHVINMSLGGSYNSSTLQNAVVYAYNKGVTIVCAAGNAGTSTPQYPAAYSQCISVSAVRYNKTYTSYTSYGSTIDICAPGGDVSVDQNGDGYVDGVLQQTHDGTNYGTFGYYFYEGTSMASPHVAGVAALLIAKNGGSMAPADVRAALQNTAEDLGAAGWDQYYGYGLVDANAALLSISTNNPPVAAFSGTPTSGTAPLTVVFTDASTNNPTSWSWNFGDGGTSTAQNPTHTYASAGTYTVTLTATNAYGSDSETKTGYITVSAPPTYPPVAAFSGTPTSGTAPLTVVFTDASTNTPTSWSWNFGDGGTSTAQNPTHTYTSAGTYTVTLTATNAYGSDSETKTNYITVTTETAQCDDFNDGNYTGWSNKLGTWSAANYYLKGNSTTSNARLTSPFGTFSTATITCKVRMNTGRTQRNTRIIFAYTNSSNYRYVQFDDYYNRVYVGEILSGRQYTRAYASYTFSTGVWYDVTVSVAASGTVSMMVGSTSIGSYTFSARAGLVGVGYTKSNSDFDDFCVNAAASWAEAPAAPAELVPAGFELAQNYPNPFNPTTTISFTLPTPGDVTLEVFNVLGQRVAVLASGPYGAGTHHVEWNASGVSSGVYLYRLSAGEFTETRKMLLVK